From Vallitalea longa, one genomic window encodes:
- a CDS encoding putative holin-like toxin has product MSIYECLSLMILFAMLVIAILDTTKTTKK; this is encoded by the coding sequence ATGTCAATTTATGAGTGTTTATCTCTAATGATATTATTTGCAATGCTTGTCATTGCAATTTTAGATACGACTAAAACGACAAAAAAATAA